In one Zymoseptoria tritici IPO323 chromosome 10, whole genome shotgun sequence genomic region, the following are encoded:
- the MgEND2 gene encoding putative endo-beta-1,4-glucanase (Engo-Beta-1,4-Glucanase (Cellulase) (Glycosyl Hydrolase Family 45) (No Signal P secretion prediction)) produces the protein MPSLSTLTLLATLTSLIQGSSLLPRQGTAGVTTRYWDCCKPSCSWPNKAAFSSPVKICGKDDNPMSDPNTVSGCDGGPGFQCSNQRSWAKTESLAYGFAAVNGGNEAGSCCACYKLKFTSEAAMGKTLVVQVTNIGYDVGATQFDLALPGGGVGIFPQGCRNQYGVQNGWGSNGGYGGVSSEAECMTLPAALQDGCKFRFQWFKGSNNPSVMYERVACPADLVSRSGCKRDDDSRFPASP, from the exons ATGCcttccctctccaccctcaccctcctcgcaACCCTCACCAGCCTCATTCAAggctcctccctcctcccccgccAAGGCACCGCGGGCGTCACCACCCGGTACTGGGACTGCTGCAAGCCCTCCTGCTCCTGGCCCAACAAAGCCGCCTTCAGTTCCCCCGTCAAAATCTGCGGCAAAGACGACAACCCGATGTCCGACCCAAACACCGTTTCCGGGTGCGACGGCGGTCCAGGTTTCCAGTGTTCGAACCAGCGCTCCTGGGCGAAGACTGAGAGTCTGGCGTATGGATTCGCGGCGGTGAATGGAGGGAATGAAGCCGGGTCGTGCTGTGCTTGTTACAA aTTGAAATTCACATCCGAAGCCGCCATGGGCAAAACCCTCGTGGTGCAAGTCACCAACATCGGCTACGACGTCGGCGCCACGCAATTCGACCTCGCTCTGCCCGGCGGCGGAGTCGGAATCTTCCCCCAAGGTTGCCGCAACCAATACGGCGTCCAGAACGGCTGGGGTTCCAACGGCGGGTACGGAGGCGTCTCCTCGGAAGCGGAGTGCATGACGCTGCCGGCGGCTCTGCAGGACGGCTGCAAGTTCCGCTTCCAGTGGTTCAAGGGCAGCAACAACCCGAGTGTGATGTACGAGCGGGTTGCTTGCCCGGCGGACTTGGTGAGCAGGAGTGGATGTAAGAGGGATGATGATTCGCGCTTTCCGGCGAGCCCGTAA